The genomic DNA CATGGAAAACCTGATTGGGGAGTTCGGTGCCGCCATCGGCATTCCCGACCTCAGAACCGACGAAGACAACCGGTGCAATCTGATGTTCGACGATGTCGCCGTGAGCTTCGAACTCGCCAACGGCGGAGAAAGCCTGTTCATATACTCCCTCCTGGGCTCGGTTCCCGACCGGGACGCCGACTCGTTTCACACGGCCATGTTGCACGCCAACCAT from Gemmatimonadota bacterium includes the following:
- a CDS encoding type III secretion system chaperone, giving the protein MSIAIMENLIGEFGAAIGIPDLRTDEDNRCNLMFDDVAVSFELANGGESLFIYSLLGSVPDRDADSFHTAMLHANHLLAATRGSTLSVDAQNNDAVLIREELLETLRLPRLESIVEEFVNIAELW